The genomic DNA ttacttattattggatagggacagccagaaattgaggggggtggagaggaagagacagacacctgccaccctgcttcaccgctcatgaagctttctccctgcaggtgggaagcgggggcttgaacccaggaccttgcacattgtaacatgtacactcaaccaggtgtgccaccacctggccccttaattaagtaatttaatgaaagagatacagagagaaagatacatagaaaaagaccagggcactgctcagctctggcttatggtggtgctagggactgaacctgggacctcagagcctgaggcataaaCATCATTTGTATAACcacgatgctgtctccccagccctaatatATCTCTTTTTAGATAAAGGGCTAGACTCCCAAGCGTGGTTTATTGAGTTGAATCCCCCCAAATGGCATGctattggtctctctctccttcctctctctctctctcataaacaagcaaacaaattattttggcttattattactattattatttaagaagcttgcgatgcaggggccaggtggtggcgcacctggttaagtgttcatattgtggtgcacaaggacctgggttcaagcccctggcccccacctgcagggggaaagcttcgcaaatggagaagcagggctgcaggtgtctctctccctttctatctccccccctcattttctctctgtctctatccaataataaatttttaaaaagaagcttgcGATGCTGGggaagaaagcaaaaacaaagtaaagaaataataataataattactactactactactaataataataataatgaggaggaggaggaggaagaagagaaggagaagaggcagagggagagggaggaggaggagagggaggagaaatgccGGGCTGCACCCACTGATCGCCACCTAAGTGCTGGCAACAGTAACTGCTATTATTGTCCTAGGTGACATCATCACATGATCAGGAGAGCGAGCCTTCCTGTCAGCCAGTTGCTGGTTTCTCATCTCTGGGCGGGGCCCAGCTAGGGAGACCCACCTATAAAGCAGCAGCTTGTTGAGACAGGTGTTGATGAGCAGGGAGGGGTCCCGGGCCTCCCGGCTGACCCAGGAGCGGGCAGAGATGCTGGTCACCGGGCTCCCCTCATGTACCACCAGACGCTTGGCTTTTGTCAGCTTTCCTGttcccagagagggagggaggcgagAGCAAGTGAGGGGGATGGGGGGCAGTGCACTGGGAGGGAGCAGCGAcccccccctgcccacccccacccccgagtcAGACCTGGACCTTCCTACCTGTGGCCATAtcgaagaggaaagagaagacacTGCCGCGGTCATCACCTGCCCAGAGCAGCCGGCCGGGGGCGTCGAAGGAGAGAGCTAGGACCCGGCCGGTCAGTTTACTGGAGCCGCCCTTCACCTTCTTGCCTGTGGAGATGTTCATGACGTGCACGTTCTGCTTGGcgttccccacctgtgagggagaCCCAAATGTCAGTAACCTACTCCCCCAGTGGGACCGTTGGTGGCAGGCCTGGCTGGGGCAGTAGGGCTGCAGTGGGGTGGTTAGGCTAGGTGACCTCACACGGCATCCTACCAAGTCACCAGATCTCACCAGAGGAGACAGAGGCTCCTGGGGCTAAAGGGGGTTTGGATTCACAACTCGGCCCCGCTGGCCAGCGCCCCTCTGTGCTTAGCAGGTCACATGGCCACCCTGGGGTCAGAACAATAGCTGCCCTGGCcagctaaatagctcacttggctagtgtgctgctttgccatatgtgagacccaggtttgagcctggcccctaccacattgaaggaagcatcagtgctgtggtgtgtgactctgtgtgtgtgtgtgtgtctctctctctctctctctctctcaaagtagaaaataataaaagaaataataatgggGCCAGGTACACATGTTactgcgtaaggacccaggttcaagccctcggtccccatctgcaggggggaaacttcatgagagatgaaatagtgctgcaggtccctccctttttctcccccGGCCCCTCCAAacgtctttctgtcctatcaaataaaaaaaatagggagtcgggcagtagcacagcaggttaagcgcaggtggcgcaaagcacaaggaccgacgtaaagatcctggttcaagccccctggctccccacctgcaggggagtcgctttacaagcggtgaaacaggtctgcaggtgcctttttttattattttgttactggagaattaatgttttacattcaacagtaagtacaatagtttgtacatgcataacattccccagtttcccatataacaatgcaacccccactaggtcctctgtcatccttcttagacctgtattctccccacccacccacccccaccccaatgcaggtgtcttatctttctctccctctctgtcttcccctcctctctccatttctctctgtcctatctaacaatgaggacatcagtaacaacaacaataataactacaagggcaacaaaaggaaataaatagacaaataataaaatcaagaaaGAATAGCTGTCTGACTGGAGCTGACTACAATGGGGCTGTtgctgttacacacacacacacacacacacacacacacacacacacacacacccctttgggCTCCCCAATCCCAGGGCCTGGCCACTTAGTTGACTTCCTCCCCTTGCCCTGGGGCTCAGTCTTGGGGCTGGGTGACAACAGAGCTGGCACTGAGGCAAGGTTTTGCAGGCACTGCTTCTTGTCAGCAGCCACTGCGGTTGGAGGGCAGTAGCACTGATGGGACCAAAGAGTGTcattcccctgctctcctctcctagCAGCACCCCTTAGAGTCCTCCACAGTGAGGTCCCCCTGGACGCAGAACTGGATGTCTCCCCCACCGCTCACCCACCTCCATAAACCCATTCTGATACTTTCCTTAGTCTGACACCAGAGGAGGGCTGGGGCAAGCAACTAGGGTGGACCCTCTTGGGTGGATTCCCGGGGGCAGCCCCCCACCCTGGCCTGAGTGGGTGCCCTGGAGCCTGACCACAGTGAGGTTGTTGTTGACCGGCTGGAAGGTGCAGCACAGCAGCTCGGCGCCGTCAGGGTCGGGGATTTCCCGGATGCAGCGGCCATCCTCAGAGGCCCAGATGCGCATGGTGGCGTCCAGTGAGGTGGACACTAGGATGTCGTTGGACAGTGACCAGGCAAAGTCGGAGACACCGCGGGTGTGGCCCCGTAGGACGTGCAGCACGGTGGGTGGGGCAGGTACCAGCTGGCACAGGGAGATGCTGCCGTCCAGGGAGCAGCAGGCAAGGCGGTGCCGGTCGTCGTTGGCAAAGCGCACCCTGGGGACTGCAATGCCAAGGAGCCATTTGGAGGCGTCAACAAGCTCACCCTGAGTTTGTGCTCAACGAGGACCACCCACTGCCACCAGGCAGCAGGGCCTCAACCAAGGGATTCTTACCTCTGCTGAGaaaagggaactagagagggctggggagacagcatcatgattctgcaaaaggactttcatgcctgaggcatcgaaggttcccaggttcagtcctcagcaccagcagaagccagagctgaacagtgctctagtctctcgctctctctctctctggacctttctctctgtatctcttactCATTAAACTAAAAGAAAtggaatatattaatttttttcaagtagGGGCcaagggtggatagcataattaGTTATGcaaagatgggagttgggtggtagtgcagcgggttaaccgcaggtggcgtgaagcgcaaggactggcgtaagaatccctgttggagccccaggctccttatctgcaggggagtcgcttcacaggcagtgaagcaggtctgtaagtgtctatctttctctccccctgtcttcccctcctctctccatttctctctgtcctatctaacaacgatgacatcaataactacaataataactataacaacaataaaaaacaagggcaacaaaagagaaattaattaattaactaattaaatagttatgcaaagagattttcccgcctgaggctccaaggtctcaggttcaatcccccacactaccataagccggagctgaacagtgctctggtaaaaataaattggaaaaaaaaatgaaaatgaaaataaataaacaaaataaaataaaaccaggggccaggcagtggtgtgcctggtaaagtatcaccatacacaaggacttggcttcaagtccccagccccacctgcaggggaggaagattcatgagcaatgaagcagtgctgcaggtgtttttctctcccattcccttccaattactgtctctataaaaaatttttagaaagcTGAGATTTCTTTTAAGTGGGGGAGtctttgatttatatatatatacatatatatatatatatatgtatatatattcccttttgttgcccttgttttattgttgtagttattattgttgttattgatgtcgtcattgttggataggacagagagaaatggagagaggaggggaagacagagagagggagagaaagatagacacctgcagacctgcttcaccaccagtgaagtgacaagtgtctcccctgcaggtggggagccagagctcaaactgggatccttaagccggtccttgagctttgtgccacctgcgcttaacctgctgtgctaccgcctgactcccggagtCTTTGAATTCTGCACAGTGACTCATAAGCCCTGTGGCATTCTGCAGACTGCTCTTCTGAGCTGCTGTGACCCCCCAACAGTAACCAGAGGGCTGATCTGGCAGGTCACTTTACAGAGGGCTTCTGAGTGGGGGGGAGATCTGATGGCTGGTAATTGCTCTTCCATCAGAAAGGCcaagctgtggtgcacctggttaagttcatatATCACAGTGcctaagaacacaggttcaagcccctggtccccacctgcaagtggtgaagcagggctgcaagtgtctgtctcttaccctctctacctccctctctctgtctctatccactaataaataaatgtaattactCCATTAGAGGCGGGCCAGAGGCCGAGAATTCCAGATAATGATAACATGAATGGGTGACTGTCACAGTTTGGTCTGGCAGCTGCAGAATATAAGACCTGACACCCACTGGCTCACCTGCCTCATCCACATGCTGGTCGAAAACATGATACATGCCCGCGAAGGCGTAGTTCTCACTCAGCGACGTGTCCCCGGCCATCGCCCGACTTGCTTCTGCCACCGATGTGGGCACCACGCTGCCGGGGGGCCTGGGCCACCACATGAGGGGGAGGGTGACAGGAAGTGAGTGCTGGTGGTCAGCCCGTAACTGCTCCGGGGACCCTCTCTTCCTCAGGAAGCCCCAGCCTCAGCCACCCGGGCCCATACCTGTCTTCATAGACAGTTCGGTTCATCTGTGCCTGCAGTTGGTAGGAGCCTCGGCTGACAGAACGGCGGTGCCCGCGGGCCCCCAGAGTCCGGGGGTCGTCCTCAAAATCCTGCCAATACAATGGCAGGGTGAAGACTGACAGAAGAGCTCACTTGAAGGGTGAGCTGTTTTGCCCGGTTCGTGccacaggctcaagcccagcccccactgcactgaaggcagTTTCGGTTctatggtctttttcactctctccctctttctcttatcttctcCTAGTGATATATCTTAAAGAATCAGACACACCCATccaatttgtaacagcccaaacctggaagcatcctaggtgtcctacaacagataagtggttgagaaagttgtggtctatatggaCATTATTCAGCTATCAAGAAGGATAAAGTAACCTTTTCcccttcatcttggatagagcttgaaggaattctgttaagtgagataagccaggtaGAGAAggttgaatataggatgatcatCTCACtcttggacagaagttgagaaataagaacagaaaagggaaacagattggactgggtttggtgtcttgtaccaaggtaaaggactcttgagggagggaggggtttcaggtcctggtgcatgatggtggagaaggacctaggctaggggtgagagtattttgcagaaaactgagaatttttataCATCTATCAACAGCTGTATTGACTTTTTTACATATATCAACAGCTGTATTGACTGTAGACCAGGAAATGCAATTTTAAAATATCTCTTGCTTCATTCAAGTGTCAGCAATGCTGTCATCTCCTTGAAGACTTTCCTGGGACAGTAAACTAGCTCGCTTAGGTAgaactctgctttgccatgtgcccccagcaaattgaaggaagctttggtgctatgatctcggcttctctctctctctttcactctccctctctccctctttgtccctttattttttaactacttgatttattggatagagacacagaaattgagacgggaggaggaggcagagagggaaagagaaagagagacacctgcaggcctgtttcaccactcgtaaagatttccccctgcaggtggggaccaggcacttaaccaggtgcaccacccgccTGGCCACTGTCTATTTCTAAAGAACTAAATGCACTTTTCTTTTCAATGtactgtttattggatagaaatagagagaaagggaaagggagacagagagggagaaatagagacacctgcagcactattttaccacttgtgaagcctcctccctgcaggtgaggatcaagggcttgaacctgggtccacgcacattgtaacacgtgcattcaaccaggtatgccactacctggcctccctcTTTGCTCTATTtgaaaaatagtaacaataacatatCACATATAAAAAGGACTTTgggggatttgggcggtagcgcagcaggttaagcgcacatggcgcaaagctcaaggacgggcttaaggatcccggttcgaggccccagctccccacctgcaggggagtcacttcacaggaggtaaagcaggtctgcaggtgcctgtctttctctcatcctctctgtcttcccctcaataacaacaataataactacaacaataaaacaacaagggcaacaaaagggaataaataaatattttttttaaaaaactttaggttaaacgcatgtggcgcaaagcgcaaggaccggctctaggatgctggttcgagcccctgactccccacctgcaggcggtgaagcaggtctgcaggtgtctatttttgtctctccctctctgtcttcccctcctctctccatttctctctgtcctatccaacaacgacgacatcagtaacaacaacaataactacaacaacaataaaaaacaacaaggacaacaaaagggaaaataaataaatattaaaaagattattataaaaaaggaaaaagaaacaatggGAACTAGATACATATAGATAAaccaatagttatagaaataatagtcaactcatatctgtggccttgggaaaatcgctgcagtttccaatggagggaatgaggttacagaactctggtggtgggagcagtgtggcaCTGGAATTGGAtccctattattttgtaattttgtaaatcactaaataataataataataataaaaaaaaataaaaagtgcactcaatcaggtgtaccactacctggtccccttatctaggtttctaaaaaaaaaaaatcgttgatatatcttttaatatttaatttaacatGAGAGAattagaaaaagagggagaggtccagagcatgactctggcacatgtgataccagggattgaactcatgatctCATGCTTTGATGTCCACAGTTGTAGTCATTGTGCCACCTTCTATACTGAGGTCTGTGgtaaactatgaatccaccactcccagtagccatttttcctttaatttttttttttttcattttatctgataggacagagagaaattgggaggatagaaggagacagagaggaaaagagacaaatagacaccttcagacctgtttcactacttgtgcagTGTcgtcatccccctgcaggtggggggcaggggttcgaatctgggtccttgcgcataatactatgtgttcttaactggatgcacactgcctggccccgttttttgtttttaagcttttaattcatttattaatgagagatataggaggataaagagaaggagaaccagggcatcactctggtatatgcccTGCCAGATactgaactcaggatcccatACTTGAGATTATAACGcatattcactgtaccacctcccagaccactgggacaccttttttgtttgtttgttttcacagagagagcactgctcaactctggcttatggggctgtggggaatcaaacctggggtattagaacctcagacatgaaagtctttttgcagggccagacagtagcacatcaggtccctagtccctacctgcaggggcgaagctcCACGAGCAATGAAGTactgctgctgatgtctctctttatctctccctctccccttctctcttactttccctctgtcctatcaataagaaaaagaagaatcttTTTGTAGAACCGTTATGTTGTCTCCTCTGTCCTGGGCCACCtagttgttgtgtttttattattattttattggctagagacagagataaataaagagagatgggagaggtagagaggtaaagagaaaagtggagggtagatagcagaatggttatgcaaagagactctcatgcctgaggcaccggaGAAGtgctcttataaaaaaaaaaaaaaaaaggaaaaaaaaagtagagatacctgtagcattgcttcactggttatgaagctttccctctgcaggtgggagccggggacttgaattcaggtccttgcatactgtaacatatatgctcaacctaGTTCACCACCACTTGACCTCACCACTTAGGTTATTATCTtttcttctaaaatatttatttattaatgatagaggtagaggtaaagacagagacagagatgggccaggcagtggcacacctggttaagagtacaaattacagtgcccaaggacccaggttcaagcccctgaaccccacctgtagagggaaagcttcacaagtggtaaaacaaggctgcaggtgtctctctgtctctcttcctttctacctcctcctccccccctctcaatttctctctgtctctatccaacaataatatatataattaaagaaagagaaatagagttaGGCAAAGAACACCAGCACATCACTCTGTCATGTGTGGGTGCTCAAGattgaattttaaataaatttatctttatttacttattggatagagacagcccggaatcaagagggaaaggggtgatagagagggagagagacagagagacgcctgcagccctgcttcaccacccgtgaagcttttcccctgcaggggggtggccaggggcttgaacccgggtccttgtgcattgtaacatgtgcgctcaaccaggtgcgccaccacctggccccatgattgAAGTTGTGATCACTTCCCCAGCCCCCTTCTTACCCGGTTCACTTTCTGTCTACTGATTTATACACTATCTCCTCTTGCCCTCTACTCCTGCTAAGAGCCTAGAACAGCAccgtgggggctgggtggtagcgcacttggttgagcacacacattatc from Erinaceus europaeus chromosome X, mEriEur2.1, whole genome shotgun sequence includes the following:
- the WDR13 gene encoding WD repeat-containing protein 13 isoform X3 produces the protein MLQDRGKVREKGRGRDKERHQQQYFIARGASPLQDFEDDPRTLGARGHRRSVSRGSYQLQAQMNRTVYEDRPPGSVVPTSVAEASRAMAGDTSLSENYAFAGMYHVFDQHVDEAVPRVRFANDDRHRLACCSLDGSISLCQLVPAPPTVLHVLRGHTRGVSDFAWSLSNDILVSTSLDATMRIWASEDGRCIREIPDPDGAELLCCTFQPVNNNLTVVGNAKQNVHVMNISTGKKVKGGSSKLTGRVLALSFDAPGRLLWAGDDRGSVFSFLFDMATGKLTKAKRLVVHEGSPVTSISARSWVSREARDPSLLINTCLNKLLLYRVVDNEGTLQLKRSFPIEQSSHPVRSIFCPLMSFRQGACVVTGSEDMCVHFFDVERAAKAAVNKLQGHSAPVLDVSFNCDESLLASSDASGMVIVWRREQK
- the WDR13 gene encoding WD repeat-containing protein 13 isoform X2 produces the protein MAAVWQQVLAVDARYNAYRTPSFPQFRTQYIRRRSQLLRENAKAGHSPALRRQYLRLRGQLLGQRYGPLSEPGSARAYSNSIVRSSRTTLDRMEDFEDDPRTLGARGHRRSVSRGSYQLQAQMNRTVYEDRPPGSVVPTSVAEASRAMAGDTSLSENYAFAGMYHVFDQHVDEAVPRVRFANDDRHRLACCSLDGSISLCQLVPAPPTVLHVLRGHTRGVSDFAWSLSNDILVSTSLDATMRIWASEDGRCIREIPDPDGAELLCCTFQPVNNNLTVVGNAKQNVHVMNISTGKKVKGGSSKLTGRVLALSFDAPGRLLWAGDDRGSVFSFLFDMATGKLTKAKRLVVHEGSPVTSISARSWVSREARDPSLLINTCLNKLLLYRVVDNEGTLQLKRSFPIEQSSHPVRSIFCPLMSFRQGACVVTGSEDMCVHFFDVERAAKAAVNKLQGHSAPVLDVSFNCDESLLASSDASGMVIVWRREQK
- the WDR13 gene encoding WD repeat-containing protein 13 isoform X1, translated to MAAVWQQVLAVDARYNAYRTPSFPQFRTQYIRRRSQLLRENAKAGHSPALRRQYLRLRGQLLGQRYGPLSEPGSARAYSNSIVRSSRTTLDRMEDRGKVREKGRGRDKERHQQQYFIARGASPLQDFEDDPRTLGARGHRRSVSRGSYQLQAQMNRTVYEDRPPGSVVPTSVAEASRAMAGDTSLSENYAFAGMYHVFDQHVDEAVPRVRFANDDRHRLACCSLDGSISLCQLVPAPPTVLHVLRGHTRGVSDFAWSLSNDILVSTSLDATMRIWASEDGRCIREIPDPDGAELLCCTFQPVNNNLTVVGNAKQNVHVMNISTGKKVKGGSSKLTGRVLALSFDAPGRLLWAGDDRGSVFSFLFDMATGKLTKAKRLVVHEGSPVTSISARSWVSREARDPSLLINTCLNKLLLYRVVDNEGTLQLKRSFPIEQSSHPVRSIFCPLMSFRQGACVVTGSEDMCVHFFDVERAAKAAVNKLQGHSAPVLDVSFNCDESLLASSDASGMVIVWRREQK